A region of the bacterium genome:
GCGTGCCGCTCGAGGGCAAGGAGCATATCGCCCACGTCGCCGGCATCGCCGGGAACGACCCCGAGATCGGGCGGATCATCGCTGAGGCGATGGACAAGGTCGGCAAGGATGGCGTGATAACGATCGAGGAATCGAAGGGTGTTGAGACCATGGTCGAGGTCGTCGAGGGCATGCAGTTCGACCGCGGCTATATCTCCCCGTACATGATCACTGACGCCGACAAGATGGAAGCGGTCATTGAGGATCCGTACATCCTCCTGACCGAGAAGAAGATCAGCGCGGTCAAAGACATCGTCCCGGTCATGGAGAAGCTAATACGGTTCGGCAAGCCGCTCGTGCTCATCGCCGAGGATGTCGACGGCGAAGCTCTGGCCACGCTGGTGGTGAACAAGCTGCGCGGTATCATGCCAGGTGTGGCGATCAAGGCCCCCGGGTACGGGGACCGCCGCAAGGCGATGCTCGGGGACATGGCGGTCCTCACCGGCGGCACGGTGATCAACGACGACATCGGTATCAAGCTCGAGAACGTCGAGGTCGAGATGCTGGGCCGGGCCTCAAAGATGCGCGTGGCCAAGGAAGACACCACGATCATTGAGGGACGGGGAAGCAAGAAGGACATCCAGGGGCGGATCGCCCAGATCAAGAAGGAGATGGAAACGACGACCTCCGACTACGATAAGGAAAAATTGCAGGAGCGCCTCGCCAAGCTCGCCGGCGGGGTGGCCCAGATCAAGGTCGGCGCTGCGACCGAGACCGAGCTCAAGGAGAAGAAGCATCGATTCGAGGACGCGCTGAACACCAGCAAGGCCGCCGTCGAGGAGGGGATCGTCCCCGGAGGCGGGGTGGTCTTGCTCAACATCGCGAAGGCCCTGGACAAGGTGGACGCCGATGATGCCGACGAGAAGAGCGGCGTCAACATCGTCCGCAGGGCCATCGAGGAACCAGCCAAGTGGCTCGCGGCGAACGCCGGCATGGAGGGGGCAGTTGTTGTCGAGCGGATTAAGTCCGAAAAGCATGGCATCGGCTATGACGTCGCCGAGGACCGCTATACCGACATGCTGAAGGCAGGCATCATTGACGCGACCAAGGTCACGCGGCTGGCGTTGCAGAACGCCGCGAGCGTTGCGAGCCTGCTCCTCACGACCGAGGCACTCGTTGTGGAGAAGGGCAAGAAGAATGCGGCGGCGGCCACCCCAGGCGGCTACAACCCGGAGGACATGGACATGTAACGCCTGCCGGCGAGGGGTCGTCAATGAACTCCAGGAACCAGATCCGCGAGCGTCTGGCTTTCTTCGATCTCTTCTGAGGCCAAATCGAACAAGAGACTACCGGTTGGCGGACGTCGCCCCATCAACCGCGACCAACCCGTAGGTCACAATCCCCTCGGCCACGACCATGCCCTCTACCGTGGCGGTCAGTTGCGCCTTTCCGAACGGACCCTTTCCCCTCAGTGCAACCACGGTCGTGATGAGCTGGTCACCGGGGCGCACCGCTCGGCGAAACCGTACACGTTCGAGATTCGCGAGGTAGATCAGACGACCATCGATGTCGGGGCGAAATGACACGAGGATAGCCGCAACTTGAACCATCGCCTCGACGATGAGGACCCCGGGCATCACCGGATTCCCTGGGAAGTGGCCCGCGAAGAACGGCTCGTTGATTGAGACGTTCTTGACCCCGACGATGCGTTCGCCCGGTATCATCTCCAAGATGCGATCAACGAGCAAGAATGGGTAACGCTGCGGGAGTCTCGTCAAGATCTGCTGAATGTCCATCGCACGCTGCTGTGCTCTTGTCTAGACAAAGATTATCCTACGCAGAGCCACACGAGAATGCCCCGGACCAAAAGTTCGAGGAGGGGCGGGTAATTCCTCGAAAAGGGGCACCGCCTCTCCATCCATGCCGAACTCCTGCACAAGATCGGTCCTCACCAGTTGCGCCATCATGCGGCCACGTCGATTCCCCAAGCAGACTGGGGACCTGGAACTCGTGCGGCAGGTTGAGGCAGAACGATATGGCTGGACATTCCAAAAATAAGTGACATTAGCTCGGCCATTGCGCTCGATGACATTTGGATGAAACATCTCCCTAGGCTATCCGTACTTGTGCTTGTCTGTCAAAACGAAATCCCCTTCCCGGCACCAATGAAATTCTCATTTTGACCAATCTCTAGTTCTGGCGATACTGCACTCGCCGCTAAGGCATTAGGGTGAATGGTTTCCTTCCATGCAATCGATAGGTAGAAAATCCCCGGTGATCCAGGGTGAAGACCTGGTCGGTCTGACTCTCTTCGGCCAAGGCAACCAATGTGGCGTCGGCATAGTCCATGGGCAGATCCCGGTACTTCGCCATGAGGTCTGCAACACGGCGGAGGCTTTCTTGCGAGGAAGGTACCATCAGGAATGCGCCACGAAGGAAGAACTCCAAGCAGGCCTTCCGCGATGGCCATGCTGGGCCGACGAGATAAAGCGCCTCTGTGAGAACGGCTTCCGTTGTTAGGACCGGGCCCGCCGCCCATCGCTCCAGTACGGCCACGCAGTCTTGGTGCGCTCTCTCGCTGCGGTCGACCAGGGCGACGAACGCCCCCGTGTCGAGCAAAAGCTCAACGGGCACGCCGCAGGCGCCTCAGGAGATAGTCTCGGTGATGCCGCCCCAAGTCGGGTATGCCGCTCTCTACGCTTCCCAGCAGGTCCCGCACCAAGTCGATCGGCCGGCGCTGCGTCCCGAGATCAGCCTGGTTCAGGAATTGCTCCAAAGCCAAGCGGGCCACTTCTGATCGCCTGCGCCTTGTGCGTTTGGCGACTCGCTCGAGCCTAACGGCCAAATCGGTAGGCATTCGGAGCGTCAGTTGGGTCTCCACAATCTCGCTCCACTTCGTTTTTGCAATTCAACGTAATGCATTGCAATTCGGAAGTCAAGAGCTGATCATGTGGGAGTGATGATCCGATGGCGTGGCGGCCATGGGGATATCGCAAAATCCTCCTCCCGGCACCGAGAGTCCTTTCGCCGGCCGAGAAGCCTCGGTGCTTCCGGCCGATCCGGCCTTGTGCACGGCATCGATTCAACCCGGGGCTGGGAAGTCGTCGGTTGTCCTCGCGCCTGTTATACTAACCGGGGATAATGCGCAAGATGTTAGTGTGGTGGCGTCTCCCTCGGCCGACCAGACGCTGGTTTCTCCGAGGCTTCGTGCGGCGACTCCGCCAACATTCCGAAGGCACCCAAAAGCCACGATAGACATTCGGGGAAGAGGGGTATCGTTGGTGCAGCTTCACGGGTATCACACGCTGCTGTTTTATCCGTTGCACCCGGTGGCGGCCGGTGCCACAATGGCCGGCGGGCGGGTGCCATTCAGCGGCAGTGCACGACGGCTCGCGAACATCTCCCGTGCCAGAATCCCGCATTGCCAGCATGAATCATGAATACGGATCAACCGTCAGCCTTCACGCTCGATGATCTGGAAGAACCCATCCGGGCGGAGCTTTTCAGCCTGGAGCGGCTGGAGCAGCACGCCGAGAGTCTTGCGGCGGCGCAGACCGTCACGAACGATGTGAACCAGGGCCGTCCGCTGACCCCGCGGGTCGCAGAGAACGGCCGCGTGCTGCTGGAGTCATATCGGGTGATTGCTCCAGCGATTCGGGAGGAGTATGCGATCGTACCTGCGGCTGAATGGCTGGTTGATAACTTCCACATCGTCGGCCAGCAACTCCGGGAGATCGAAGACGATTTGCCGACCGGCTACTACCGCAAACTTCCGAAGCTCGCCTCGGGTTACTTGCACGGGTATCCACGCGTGTTTGGTCTGGCCTGGGCCTATGTGGCACACACGGACAGCCGTTTCGATCCGGACACGTTGCGCCGTTTTGTGACAGCGTACCAGCGGGTGCAGCCGCTCACCATCGGTGAGCTGTGGGCCGTGGCCATCAGCCTCCGGGTCGTGCTCGTGGAAAACCTGCGCAGGCTGGCCGAGCGCATCGTACGGAACCGCACCGCGCGCCAGGATGTCGACATGCTGGTTGACAGCGTGCTTGGCGCAAACGGACACGCTCCCATCTCAGCGGAAGCGGCTCTCCGCCGCTTCGAAGGAACACCGCTCGGGACAACCTTTATCGTACAGCTGGTCCAGCGTCTGCGCGATCTCGGCCCGAAGATGGATGTTGTCCAGCGTTGGCTCGACCAGCGCGTGGCTGCGCGGGGGACCACGGCTGACGAAATTGTCCGGACCGGGCACCAGGCACAGGCGGCGATGAACGTCACGGTACGGAACATCATCACCAGCATGCGTTTGATGACGGACTTTGATTGGTCCGAATTTTTCGAGAGCGTCAGCTTGGCGGACGAAATGCTGCGAAACGAAACCAACTTCGCCGAGATGGATTTTGCTACGCGGGATTCGTACCGCCATGCGATCGAGGACCTCTCGCGAGGATCGCACCATTCGGAAATCGAGGTGGTGAGACGTGTGGTGGGCCGTATCAAACAGGCTCTCCCGGAGCCACCTGGCGATGGCCCGCCACGCGAGGACCGGCGTGCGGATGCGGGCTATTACCTGATTGCTGAGGGGCGTCCGGCGTTTGA
Encoded here:
- the groL gene encoding chaperonin GroEL (60 kDa chaperone family; promotes refolding of misfolded polypeptides especially under stressful conditions; forms two stacked rings of heptamers to form a barrel-shaped 14mer; ends can be capped by GroES; misfolded proteins enter the barrel where they are refolded when GroES binds); the protein is MPAKLLLYHEDARKALERGVEKVASAVRVTLGPKGRNVVLEKKWGSPTITKDGVTVAKEIELEDPYENMGAQLVKEVASRTNDAAGDGTTTATVLAHAIVKEGLKNVAAGANPMIVKHGIDKAVDALVDALKKISVPLEGKEHIAHVAGIAGNDPEIGRIIAEAMDKVGKDGVITIEESKGVETMVEVVEGMQFDRGYISPYMITDADKMEAVIEDPYILLTEKKISAVKDIVPVMEKLIRFGKPLVLIAEDVDGEALATLVVNKLRGIMPGVAIKAPGYGDRRKAMLGDMAVLTGGTVINDDIGIKLENVEVEMLGRASKMRVAKEDTTIIEGRGSKKDIQGRIAQIKKEMETTTSDYDKEKLQERLAKLAGGVAQIKVGAATETELKEKKHRFEDALNTSKAAVEEGIVPGGGVVLLNIAKALDKVDADDADEKSGVNIVRRAIEEPAKWLAANAGMEGAVVVERIKSEKHGIGYDVAEDRYTDMLKAGIIDATKVTRLALQNAASVASLLLTTEALVVEKGKKNAAAATPGGYNPEDMDM
- a CDS encoding PIN domain-containing protein — encoded protein: MPVELLLDTGAFVALVDRSERAHQDCVAVLERWAAGPVLTTEAVLTEALYLVGPAWPSRKACLEFFLRGAFLMVPSSQESLRRVADLMAKYRDLPMDYADATLVALAEESQTDQVFTLDHRGFSTYRLHGRKPFTLMP
- the fabZ gene encoding 3-hydroxyacyl-ACP dehydratase FabZ, with protein sequence MDIQQILTRLPQRYPFLLVDRILEMIPGERIVGVKNVSINEPFFAGHFPGNPVMPGVLIVEAMVQVAAILVSFRPDIDGRLIYLANLERVRFRRAVRPGDQLITTVVALRGKGPFGKAQLTATVEGMVVAEGIVTYGLVAVDGATSANR